One Lytechinus variegatus isolate NC3 chromosome 14, Lvar_3.0, whole genome shotgun sequence genomic region harbors:
- the LOC121427922 gene encoding uncharacterized protein LOC121427922 translates to MYDRLMVELRNEDPRAFQNFMRMPPYMFDELVNRLTPRLLKTQTNFRANLEPGLKVAITLRHLASGSKYRDMQYGWRVPHNTISKVVREVCTAISEEYLDEQMTCPTNDEEWREIANDWLQRWNFPHTIGAIDGKHVACKAPQNITTTRAFSVSF, encoded by the coding sequence ATGTACGATAGATTGATGGTGGAGCTGCGTAACGAAGATCCACGTGCCTTCCAGAACTTTATGAGAATGCCCCCATACATGTTTGACGAACTGGTGAACCGGCTCACTCCTCGACTGCTCAAGACACAGACCAACTTCAGAGCGAACTTAGAGCCTGGACTCAAAGTGGCCATAACCCTACGCCATCTTGCCTCTGGTTCAAAATACAGGGACATGCAGTACGGTTGGAGGGTCCCTCACAACACAATCAGCAAAGTTGTCAGAGAAGTATGTACAGCCATATCAGAAGAGTACCTTGATGAACAGATGACTTGCCCTACCAACGATGAAGAATGGCGTGAAATTGCCAATGACTGGTTGCAGAGGTGGAACTTTCCTCACACAATCGGCGCGATTGATGGCAAGCATGTGGCATGCAAAGCTCCCCAAAATATTACAACTACAAGGGCTTTTTCAGTATCATTTTAG